From a single Macrobrachium rosenbergii isolate ZJJX-2024 chromosome 59, ASM4041242v1, whole genome shotgun sequence genomic region:
- the LOC136837348 gene encoding ionotropic receptor 21a-like isoform X1 — MQELSLSTHLLYRDKKFEFLVLWRNNTPSSQVDVFPEKVRNLKGRPLRIFTFNHPPSVFSDVDSKGFLHNVSGIDIEVIKAMGQALNFNPVFEHPGPELWGTILPNGTHTGMIGRISRDEAEIGVGNVFVTEVRAKYITFTIPYDYDRACFITPAPRELPKSKAILSPFSLNVWIVFTVTVLALSLFVPLFAMGLVQKDRNNRIDVSSAFLAILSNFCNQSVTVPQTPAFQVLFAFITLCGFVSTVFYSTNLTAFMLVRAVEAPYTSIEQIVKAGFQVGGFSDFWKAIFEESANENVRKLGDRFFSFFPDITPYLKRVVSREVVLLENTQHLEYLQKTFYTNRAGQSPLRLMLEECINPFGIGALLRRHSPLKKPLDMAILHMREGGLVDKFFDMVLQEDHKNVHEEFDLGFDPNAESLQHNIQALTFQHLQGAFMLLGIGVLIALTALATELLYSVAKLKRLGC, encoded by the exons ATGCAGGAACTCTCACTCTCAACTCATTTGCTGTATCGTGACAAAAAATTTGAATTCCTTGTCCTGTGGAGAAACAACACTCCTTCCTCGCAGGTCGATGTTTTCCCTGAAAAG gtacGAAACTTGAAAGGAAGACCGCTTCGCATATTTACCTTTAATCATCCTCCCTCAGTTTTCTCTGATGTGGATTCCAAAGGATTCCTTCATAATGTATCAGGCATTGATATTGAG GTGATAAAGGCAATGGGGCAAGCACTCAATTTCAACCCAGTGTTTGAACATCCAGGACCTGAACTGTGGGGAACAATCCTTCCTAATGGGACGCACACTGGCATGATTG GACGCATTAGCCGCGACGAAGCTGAAATAGGGGTAGGGAATGTGTTCGTTACCGAAGTGAGAGCAAAGTACATCACATTCACCATTCCATATGACTACGACAGAGCTTGTTTCATTACTCCTGCGCCAAGAGAGCTGCCCAAGTCGAAGGCCATTTTGTCTCCATTTTCTCTGAATGTTTGGATCGTCTTCACAG TAACTGTGCTGGCTCTCTCCTTATTTGTTCCTTTGTTTGCAATGGGACTCGTCCAAAAGGATCGCAACAACAGAATTGATGTGTCATCTGCATTTCTTGCTATCTTATCCAATTTCTGTAATCAGTCGGTAACCGTACCTCAAACTCCAGCTTTCCAG gtactgtttgctttcatcaCGCTCTGTGGATTTGTTAGTACGGTCTTCTACTCAACAAATCTGACGGCATTCATGCTAGTTAGAGCGGTTGAGGCCCCGTATACGTCTATTGAGCAAATTGTCAAG GCTGGCTTTCAGGTAGGCGGATTCAGCGACTTCTGGAAGGCAATATTTGAGGAGTCAGCCAACGAGAATGTTCGAAAACTGGGGGACAGGTTCTTCAGTTTCTTCCCTGACATTACGCCTTACCTCAA ACGTGTAGTGTCCAGGGAAGTGGTTTTGTTAGAAAACACCCAGCATCTTGAATACCTACAGAAGACGTTTTATACAAATCGAGCGGGACAGTCGCCCCTGAGGCTGATGCTTGAAGAGTGCATCAATCCATTCGGCATCGGTGCACTTCTGAGGAGGCATTCCCCTCTTAAAAAGCCTTTAGATATG GCTATACTTCATATGCGCGAGGGTGGTCTTGTCGACAAGTTCTTTGACATGGTTCTCCAAGAAGATCATAAAAATGTCCATGAAGAATTCGACCTGGGCTTCGACCCTAATGCTGAATCCCTTCAACACAATATTCAAGCCCTTACTTTTCAGCATCTACAG ggtGCCTTCATGCTTCTGGGAATAGGTGTCTTAATTGCACTAACTGCATTGGCAACAGAGCTTTTATATTCTGTGGCCAAACTCAAGAGACTTGGATGCTAG
- the LOC136837348 gene encoding ionotropic receptor 21a-like isoform X2, translating to MGQALNFNPVFEHPGPELWGTILPNGTHTGMIGRISRDEAEIGVGNVFVTEVRAKYITFTIPYDYDRACFITPAPRELPKSKAILSPFSLNVWIVFTVTVLALSLFVPLFAMGLVQKDRNNRIDVSSAFLAILSNFCNQSVTVPQTPAFQVLFAFITLCGFVSTVFYSTNLTAFMLVRAVEAPYTSIEQIVKAGFQVGGFSDFWKAIFEESANENVRKLGDRFFSFFPDITPYLKRVVSREVVLLENTQHLEYLQKTFYTNRAGQSPLRLMLEECINPFGIGALLRRHSPLKKPLDMAILHMREGGLVDKFFDMVLQEDHKNVHEEFDLGFDPNAESLQHNIQALTFQHLQGAFMLLGIGVLIALTALATELLYSVAKLKRLGC from the exons ATGGGGCAAGCACTCAATTTCAACCCAGTGTTTGAACATCCAGGACCTGAACTGTGGGGAACAATCCTTCCTAATGGGACGCACACTGGCATGATTG GACGCATTAGCCGCGACGAAGCTGAAATAGGGGTAGGGAATGTGTTCGTTACCGAAGTGAGAGCAAAGTACATCACATTCACCATTCCATATGACTACGACAGAGCTTGTTTCATTACTCCTGCGCCAAGAGAGCTGCCCAAGTCGAAGGCCATTTTGTCTCCATTTTCTCTGAATGTTTGGATCGTCTTCACAG TAACTGTGCTGGCTCTCTCCTTATTTGTTCCTTTGTTTGCAATGGGACTCGTCCAAAAGGATCGCAACAACAGAATTGATGTGTCATCTGCATTTCTTGCTATCTTATCCAATTTCTGTAATCAGTCGGTAACCGTACCTCAAACTCCAGCTTTCCAG gtactgtttgctttcatcaCGCTCTGTGGATTTGTTAGTACGGTCTTCTACTCAACAAATCTGACGGCATTCATGCTAGTTAGAGCGGTTGAGGCCCCGTATACGTCTATTGAGCAAATTGTCAAG GCTGGCTTTCAGGTAGGCGGATTCAGCGACTTCTGGAAGGCAATATTTGAGGAGTCAGCCAACGAGAATGTTCGAAAACTGGGGGACAGGTTCTTCAGTTTCTTCCCTGACATTACGCCTTACCTCAA ACGTGTAGTGTCCAGGGAAGTGGTTTTGTTAGAAAACACCCAGCATCTTGAATACCTACAGAAGACGTTTTATACAAATCGAGCGGGACAGTCGCCCCTGAGGCTGATGCTTGAAGAGTGCATCAATCCATTCGGCATCGGTGCACTTCTGAGGAGGCATTCCCCTCTTAAAAAGCCTTTAGATATG GCTATACTTCATATGCGCGAGGGTGGTCTTGTCGACAAGTTCTTTGACATGGTTCTCCAAGAAGATCATAAAAATGTCCATGAAGAATTCGACCTGGGCTTCGACCCTAATGCTGAATCCCTTCAACACAATATTCAAGCCCTTACTTTTCAGCATCTACAG ggtGCCTTCATGCTTCTGGGAATAGGTGTCTTAATTGCACTAACTGCATTGGCAACAGAGCTTTTATATTCTGTGGCCAAACTCAAGAGACTTGGATGCTAG